The Hypanus sabinus isolate sHypSab1 chromosome 5, sHypSab1.hap1, whole genome shotgun sequence genome has a segment encoding these proteins:
- the LOC132394774 gene encoding small ribosomal subunit protein uS10-like: MAVKDDSQVPVEQEVAIHRIRTTLTNQNIKSLENVCSDLICGAKEENLKVKGPVHMSTKTLRITTRKTACGEDSKTWDRFQMQIHKCLIDLHSPSEIVKKITSISIEPGVEVEVSVIICKSGFQHQEYGCFG, encoded by the exons ATGGCAGTTAAAGACGATAGCCAAGTACCTGTCGAACAGGAGGTTGCAATCCACCGCATTAGAACTACTTTGACCAACCAAAATATAAAATCACTTGAAAATGTTTGTTCTGATCTAATTTGTGGTGCCAAAGAGGAGAACCTAAAAGTCAAGGGACCTGTTCATATGTCCACCAAGACACTGCGTATCACAACAAGAAAGACCGCTTGTGGTGAGGATTCCAAAACCTGGGATCGTTTCCAAATGCAGATCCATAAGTGCCTAATTGATTTGCACAGCCCTTCAGAAATTGTGAAGAAGATCACCTCCATCAGCATCGAACCTGGTGTTGAAGTAGAAGTTTct GTCATAATCTGTAAGTCTGGTTTTCAGCATCAGGAATACGGATGTTTTGGATGA